A single genomic interval of Metabacillus sp. FJAT-52054 harbors:
- a CDS encoding antA/AntB antirepressor family protein: MHAFLAIKTPYKQSFKRMIEYGFELNPDFIAITQKRVTAQKSCLAHF; this comes from the coding sequence TTGCATGCATTTCTGGCAATTAAAACTCCTTACAAACAATCGTTTAAACGAATGATTGAATATGGATTTGAACTAAACCCAGATTTTATAGCTATTACTCAAAAAAGAGTAACAGCTCAAAAAAGCTGTTTAGCTCATTTTTGA
- a CDS encoding helix-turn-helix domain-containing protein: MNFTTLKSILAFQCDKCASMFGIQGDLSKMKCPICGGSSQFISDGFLAYNQVIKLESLSNQESKRSEEFSELPYLLSAKHISEIIGIGLKYAYELMDEKDFPLIPLGRYKKVQREDFFTWLKERRRI; encoded by the coding sequence ATGAACTTTACAACGTTAAAATCTATTTTGGCTTTTCAATGTGATAAATGCGCAAGTATGTTTGGTATTCAAGGTGACCTCAGTAAGATGAAGTGTCCTATTTGTGGAGGATCCTCACAGTTTATTAGCGACGGTTTCCTTGCTTATAATCAAGTTATAAAATTGGAAAGTTTATCAAACCAGGAGAGTAAAAGAAGTGAAGAGTTTTCAGAATTACCTTACTTGCTAAGCGCTAAGCATATCTCAGAAATAATAGGGATTGGGTTGAAGTATGCGTATGAGCTAATGGATGAGAAAGACTTCCCGCTAATTCCACTTGGCCGCTATAAAAAGGTTCAACGTGAAGATTTCTTCACATGGCTTAAGGAGAGAAGAAGAATTTAG
- a CDS encoding helix-turn-helix domain-containing protein, with amino-acid sequence MIYKKREEPPQPQTELIASPNDDPLLTAKEVASILRVSTRVAYEIMDEVDFPLIRFKRQKRVAKNDFNLWLEGQKNQK; translated from the coding sequence ATGATTTATAAAAAGAGAGAAGAACCACCTCAGCCGCAAACTGAATTAATCGCTTCCCCAAATGATGATCCGCTGCTTACAGCGAAAGAAGTAGCCAGTATACTCCGTGTAAGCACGCGTGTTGCTTATGAAATTATGGATGAAGTTGATTTTCCGTTAATAAGGTTTAAACGACAAAAAAGAGTGGCCAAGAATGATTTCAACCTATGGTTAGAGGGGCAGAAAAATCAAAAATGA
- a CDS encoding helix-turn-helix transcriptional regulator — protein MWGSGKKRSKVGKFIDKQGYSQEDLCAASKISRNTISKICNDPDYIPSRSTMKKLLNAIRKIKPAAEVKDFWNVKDYWDI, from the coding sequence ATGTGGGGTAGTGGAAAGAAACGGAGTAAAGTAGGGAAATTCATTGATAAGCAGGGTTACAGTCAGGAGGATCTGTGTGCGGCCTCTAAGATTAGCCGGAATACCATTAGCAAAATTTGCAACGATCCTGACTATATACCAAGCCGATCAACTATGAAGAAGCTTCTTAATGCGATACGTAAAATTAAGCCAGCTGCCGAAGTGAAGGACTTCTGGAATGTTAAAGATTACTGGGATATATAG
- a CDS encoding FtsK/SpoIIIE domain-containing protein produces the protein MIKRFLLRAKLQNAFKLVDLSHKFTKGKNQFTRYPSIRIAEERQDYLYYVFYLPEGLNPNDLKKKEYVLSQAFGSAYELKGDGKKYSLKIFTSEPETCISFDFDELQPFLNHRIPVLAGKDSLGEMHSFDMVDNPHLLIAGETGSGKSVTIRMILTSLILTKRHTIDFYLADMKRSEFHLFRYCQGVKAVMTKKDQLLSCLRFLRIELQQRGDLLDGSELEHIDKYNERFPENHRNYILLCIDEVALLKNDKELMDIVEEISCIGRALGVFLILSMQRPDGKVLEGQLKNNLTVRYAFQHSDKINSDITLGRGTKEDASKLGRPGQFYLKNAHITAVQAPFLTVERAKEYLEPYKIRPHIDVKGEVVNEDFAPMTMIGEESE, from the coding sequence ATGATCAAAAGATTTTTATTAAGAGCTAAACTACAGAACGCTTTCAAGCTGGTTGATCTATCTCATAAGTTTACAAAGGGTAAAAACCAATTTACACGTTATCCATCCATTCGTATAGCTGAGGAGCGTCAGGATTACCTGTATTACGTCTTTTATCTTCCAGAAGGGTTAAACCCCAATGATTTAAAAAAGAAGGAATATGTGCTTTCTCAGGCGTTTGGGAGCGCCTATGAATTAAAGGGAGATGGAAAGAAGTATTCGCTGAAAATTTTCACCAGTGAACCGGAAACCTGTATTAGTTTTGATTTTGATGAACTCCAACCATTCCTTAACCATAGAATTCCAGTGCTGGCCGGCAAGGATTCCCTTGGAGAGATGCATTCCTTTGATATGGTCGATAATCCTCATCTACTGATTGCAGGGGAAACCGGGTCCGGGAAGAGTGTGACCATTCGGATGATCCTTACCTCGCTTATATTGACCAAGCGGCATACAATCGACTTCTATCTTGCGGACATGAAAAGAAGTGAATTTCATCTGTTTAGGTATTGCCAGGGTGTAAAGGCTGTAATGACCAAGAAAGATCAACTGTTAAGCTGCCTTCGGTTCCTGCGAATAGAACTGCAGCAGCGGGGAGATTTATTAGACGGTAGCGAATTGGAGCATATCGATAAATATAACGAGCGATTTCCGGAGAATCATCGAAATTACATCCTTTTGTGTATTGATGAAGTGGCTCTCCTGAAGAATGATAAGGAGCTCATGGATATCGTTGAGGAAATTTCCTGTATTGGCCGGGCGCTCGGAGTGTTCCTTATTCTTTCCATGCAGCGTCCGGATGGAAAAGTACTTGAAGGGCAGCTGAAAAACAATCTGACCGTTCGCTATGCGTTCCAGCACTCGGATAAAATCAATAGTGACATCACCCTGGGCCGTGGAACTAAGGAGGACGCCTCAAAGCTTGGTAGACCAGGACAATTCTACTTAAAGAACGCTCATATAACGGCTGTTCAAGCACCGTTCTTGACTGTAGAACGGGCAAAAGAATACCTGGAGCCCTATAAGATTAGGCCGCACATAGACGTTAAGGGGGAGGTCGTGAACGAGGACTTTGCACCGATGACTATGATTGGGGAGGAATCAGAGTGA
- a CDS encoding DUF3967 domain-containing protein — protein MEQFEKAFTPKEISLTLDVGDSTLRKWCIALEKAGYQFMRSEKNNRLFVEGDVTVLRHLKDLVQNHSMQISNASIVIVDRFGKGAFLPRTGIVPAENIEEQRDSDRSNNQLISVLMEHIEQQKEFNQALVKRLDEQQTYIEDSLKKRDEMLMKSIRESQETKKLIAATNEKMDKKEEEQAKEEPKSIWQRLFGG, from the coding sequence GTGGAACAGTTCGAAAAAGCCTTTACACCAAAGGAAATAAGTCTCACATTAGATGTTGGTGACAGCACGCTTAGGAAATGGTGTATAGCGTTAGAAAAAGCAGGCTACCAGTTTATGAGATCCGAGAAGAATAACCGTCTTTTTGTTGAAGGAGACGTTACAGTTCTCAGACACCTAAAAGACCTGGTTCAAAACCACAGCATGCAGATCAGTAACGCTTCAATCGTTATTGTAGATAGGTTTGGAAAGGGTGCGTTCTTACCTCGAACGGGTATCGTTCCAGCTGAAAACATTGAAGAACAGCGTGATTCTGACCGTTCTAATAATCAATTAATTTCTGTTTTAATGGAACATATCGAACAGCAAAAGGAATTTAACCAGGCGCTCGTTAAAAGACTTGATGAGCAACAAACTTACATAGAAGATAGCCTTAAAAAACGGGATGAGATGCTTATGAAGTCCATTCGGGAGTCTCAAGAAACAAAGAAGCTGATTGCTGCTACGAATGAAAAAATGGACAAAAAAGAGGAAGAACAAGCAAAAGAAGAGCCAAAAAGTATATGGCAGCGTCTATTTGGAGGATAA
- a CDS encoding replication-relaxation family protein, which yields MNKRDVEILESLRKFRVLDRDQLISMHFQGNADSIQSCNKVMKRLSRDKRVEVDPGARPYNYFPDGSAMKKNSTKIPHFKAIGDFYIDISTVLRPKVFEVEYKTGSKGSVEPDIYMIWNKIPFFVEIQRNIYSKKVMERKLERYKDYYSSGLWKERMKFFPYLWIITEHVYLLNFEPLKVYQTKTVNEMINTYMVKQGAG from the coding sequence GTGAATAAAAGAGATGTGGAGATTTTAGAGAGCCTGAGGAAGTTTAGGGTATTAGACCGGGACCAACTTATTTCCATGCACTTTCAGGGCAATGCTGACAGTATCCAGAGCTGTAATAAGGTGATGAAAAGGCTATCGCGGGATAAGAGAGTCGAAGTGGATCCGGGAGCGCGGCCGTATAATTATTTTCCTGATGGATCTGCTATGAAAAAGAACAGCACGAAGATTCCGCACTTTAAAGCAATTGGGGACTTTTATATCGATATATCCACTGTACTGCGGCCGAAAGTATTTGAAGTGGAATATAAAACTGGGAGCAAAGGCAGCGTTGAACCTGACATTTATATGATTTGGAACAAGATCCCCTTCTTTGTGGAAATTCAGAGGAACATCTACTCCAAAAAGGTGATGGAACGGAAGCTGGAACGGTACAAAGACTATTACAGCAGTGGTTTGTGGAAGGAAAGAATGAAGTTTTTCCCTTACTTATGGATTATAACGGAACATGTTTATTTGTTAAATTTCGAGCCATTAAAAGTGTATCAAACCAAGACGGTGAATGAGATGATTAACACTTATATGGTTAAGCAGGGAGCCGGCTGA
- a CDS encoding helix-turn-helix domain-containing protein: MDTRVRGVLIFECNYCKTFFSMVMVQGQKNVYCPGCSQIVKNSIGDGVTTYNIQKTPEPIVISNQDKLYLNATDIHKLLGISKSTAYELLRQKDCPTLNVGGEKGGRKLVKKDEFLIWLETKKHG, from the coding sequence ATGGACACAAGAGTTAGAGGCGTCTTGATATTTGAATGCAATTACTGCAAGACTTTCTTTTCAATGGTTATGGTACAAGGGCAGAAGAATGTTTACTGTCCTGGCTGCAGTCAAATAGTTAAAAACTCCATTGGAGACGGGGTCACAACTTATAATATTCAAAAAACGCCTGAACCAATTGTTATTTCAAATCAAGATAAGCTTTACTTGAATGCGACAGACATTCATAAATTATTAGGAATCTCAAAGAGCACAGCTTATGAGCTACTGAGACAAAAAGACTGTCCCACTCTTAATGTAGGCGGAGAAAAAGGTGGCAGAAAACTTGTAAAGAAAGATGAATTTCTAATATGGCTCGAGACGAAAAAACATGGATGA